A portion of the Ralstonia nicotianae genome contains these proteins:
- a CDS encoding threo-3-hydroxy-L-aspartate ammonia-lyase, translated as MTTLPITYDDVVAAHARLQGQVHRTPVLTSTTANALTGAELFFKCENFQRMGAFKFRGAYNALSQFTPEQRKAGVITFSSGNHAQAIALSARLLGMRAVIVMPKDAPTIKVEATRGYGGEVVFYDRYTEDREAIGRRLAEQHGLTLIPPYDHPDVMAGQGTAAKELIEETGPLDLLLVCLGGGGLLSGCATAARALSPACRIIGVEPEAGNDGQQSLRKGEIVHIDTPATIADGAQTQHLGHYTFAVIRALVDDIATVSDADLVDTMRFFAGRMKIVVEPTGCLAAAAALRQRVEVRGKRVGVIISGGNVDLQHFARLVQADA; from the coding sequence ATGACCACGCTGCCCATCACCTACGACGATGTCGTCGCCGCCCACGCCCGCCTGCAGGGCCAGGTCCACCGGACGCCCGTCCTCACGTCGACCACGGCGAATGCGCTGACCGGCGCCGAGCTGTTCTTCAAGTGCGAGAACTTCCAGCGCATGGGCGCCTTCAAGTTCCGCGGCGCGTACAACGCGCTGTCGCAGTTCACACCCGAGCAGCGCAAGGCCGGTGTCATCACCTTCTCGTCGGGCAATCATGCGCAGGCGATCGCGCTGTCGGCGCGGCTGCTGGGCATGCGCGCGGTGATCGTGATGCCCAAGGACGCGCCGACGATCAAGGTCGAGGCCACGCGCGGCTACGGCGGCGAGGTGGTCTTCTACGACCGCTATACCGAAGACCGCGAAGCCATCGGCCGCCGGCTGGCCGAGCAGCACGGCCTGACACTGATCCCGCCCTACGATCATCCGGACGTGATGGCCGGGCAGGGCACGGCCGCCAAGGAACTGATCGAAGAGACCGGTCCGCTCGATCTGCTGCTCGTCTGCCTGGGCGGCGGCGGTCTGCTGTCGGGCTGCGCCACGGCGGCGCGCGCGCTGAGCCCGGCCTGCCGGATCATCGGCGTGGAGCCCGAGGCCGGCAACGACGGCCAGCAGAGCCTGCGCAAGGGCGAGATCGTCCACATCGACACGCCCGCCACCATCGCCGACGGGGCGCAGACGCAGCACCTGGGCCACTACACTTTTGCGGTGATCCGTGCGCTGGTCGACGACATCGCGACGGTGAGCGATGCCGATCTGGTCGACACCATGCGCTTCTTCGCCGGCCGCATGAAGATCGTGGTGGAGCCGACCGGCTGCCTGGCCGCGGCGGCCGCCCTGCGGCAGCGGGTGGAGGTGCGCGGCAAGCGCGTCGGCGTGATCATTTCGGGCGGCAATGTGGACCTGCAGCACTTTGCCCGGCTCGTGCAGGCGGACGCATGA
- a CDS encoding RidA family protein, with product MSGARYVNAPTLRAPAGHYSHAACANGFVFVAGQIPVTPDGRKLVDAPFEAQVRQVLDNLDAVLAACGTDRTRLVQVRVYVTDMETHWPAFDALYREWIGEVRPARAVVPVPTLHYGLAVEIEATALAGD from the coding sequence ATGAGCGGCGCCCGCTACGTCAACGCCCCCACCCTGCGCGCGCCGGCCGGGCACTACTCGCACGCCGCCTGCGCGAACGGGTTCGTGTTCGTGGCCGGGCAGATTCCGGTCACGCCCGATGGCCGCAAGCTGGTCGACGCGCCGTTCGAGGCGCAGGTGCGGCAGGTGCTGGACAACCTCGATGCCGTGCTCGCCGCTTGCGGCACCGACCGCACGCGCCTCGTGCAGGTGCGCGTGTACGTGACCGACATGGAAACCCACTGGCCGGCGTTCGATGCGCTGTACCGCGAATGGATCGGCGAGGTGCGGCCGGCGCGCGCGGTGGTGCCGGTGCCGACCCTGCACTACGGCCTGGCCGTGGAGATCGAGGCCACGGCGCTGGCGGGCGATTGA